One genomic window of Cannabis sativa cultivar Pink pepper isolate KNU-18-1 chromosome 2, ASM2916894v1, whole genome shotgun sequence includes the following:
- the LOC133034632 gene encoding uncharacterized protein LOC133034632: protein MEIVEIIYIYIDEIFPPKPKPKELTNNLFGQIFVPDDDDDDEEKKKNGFCINRNKFLSVTYLRQISVGVYEPVYTLIQQANLNKYLLKPYESNFELQICLHEDAEEDIQNDDFSYSENYAIEAFPLSYQLPVAMAPPPPIPTALRKGKRWRAPRPYVMRKKKNMQHSAKVAKLEKEINWLQDWIIEARPRKDGIRHDYYYYHKASGQRCRSLVEVYSFHSYGYLPRKSDPIQSNPSTVMLEQLEQKPEPESEPKSEHVMMKKTNRKKRSFDDYSSSHELYPINENNDLVETSSSSIIDEPPMSIEEFLRDSYNNLMNTPPSPNSSSESTHMDKKYVEDFLRDSYNNLIYSIPASMQKSSKGYKKRRVAREKKSSEEKSVPMDIIVID, encoded by the exons ATGGAGATAGTTGAgattatttacatatatattgatGAGATTTTTCCACCAAAACCCAAACCAAAAGAATTAACCAATAATTTGTTTGGACAGATTTTTGTgcctgatgatgatgatgatgatgaagagaagaagaaaaatgggTTTTGTATTAATCGAAACAAGTTTTTATCGGTCACTTATTTAAGACAAATAAGTGTTGgg gtGTATGAACCAGTCTACACACTGATTCAACAAGCAAATTTAAACAAATATCTTCTGAAACCATATGAAtcaaattttgagttgcaaatatGTTTGCATGAAGATGCTGAAGAAGACATCCAAAATGATGATTTTTCG TACTCTGAAAACTATGCGATTGAAGCATTCCCGCTATCTTATCAACTACCAGTGGCAATGGCGCCTCCTCCTCCGATCCCAACTGCCCTTCGAAAGGGCAAG CGATGGAGAGCACCAAGACCTTATGTGATGAGGAAGAAAAAGAATATGCAACATTCTGCAAAGGTTGCTAAACTTGAAAAAGAAATCAATTGGCTCCAAGATTGGATTATTGAAGCTAGACCTCGCAAAGATGGCATTAGACATgattat TATTACTACCATAAAGCATCGGGTCAAAGGTGTCGATCATTGGTTGAGGTTTATAGTTTCCATTCTTATGGATATCTCCCGAGAAaatctgatccaatccaatctaatccatcTACA GTAATGCTAGAACAGTTGGAACAAAAGCCAGAACCAGAATCAGAACCGAAATCAGAACATGTTATGATGAAGAAAACCAATAGGAAGAAAAGGAGTTTTGATGACTATTCTTCTAGTCATGAATTATATCcaataaatgaaaataatgaTCTTGTTGAAACTTCTTCATCATCAATTATTGATGAACCACCAATGTCTATTGAAGAATTTCTTAGAGATTCTTATAATAATCTCATGAATACACCTCCTAGCCCAAACTCATCATCTGAGTCTACACACATGGATAAAAAATATGTTGAAGACTTTCTTAGAGATTCATATAATAATCTCATCTATAGCATTCCTGCTTCAATGCAAAAATCATCCAAAG GGTATAAGAAGAGGAGAGTTGCTCGTGAGAAGAAGAGTAGTGAAGAAAAATCAGTCCCTATGGATATAATAGTGATTGATTAA
- the LOC115721239 gene encoding pentatricopeptide repeat-containing protein At5g08305 has translation MAKILIPLLDRCQSMSELKQIHALLLTFGLYQQDQYSSKILSFSAIFDSPNADYSYRFLSLQLSNPSTFDWNTVIRGYSKSRNPNRSISVFIQMLRGGFSPDHLTYPFLAKAAASLMKLELGVAVHGHISKHGFESDRFIGNSMIHMYASCRDITYARKVFDNMFKKNLVSWNSMVDGYAKCGDVNSARGVFELMEERDVVSWSSLIDGYVKAGEYVEALKLFELMQCEGPEANEVTMVSTLCACAHLGALEQGRAMHRYIVENKLLLTLVLQTSLVDMYAKCGAIDEALSVFRGVWTRRTDVLIWNAMIGGLATHGFVKESLDLFDEMRTIRIVPDEITYLCLLSACAHGGLVKEAWYFFECLDKHAMTPKSEHYACMVDVLARAGEVDKAFRFINRMPIKPTASMLGALLNGCMNHGKFDLAEIIGRKLIEIEPDHDGRYVGLSNIYAVSKRWDDAKSLRKTMEKRGVKKSPGFSFVEVSGLLHRFIAHDNVHPESKQIYSFLNFMTNQIKCDVIFENQDFILPVEDFCF, from the coding sequence ATGGCGAAAATCCTCATACCCCTTTTAGACAGATGTCAATCCATGTCTGAACTTAAGCAAATTCATGCTCTGTTACTCACTTTTGGCCTCTACCAACAAGACCAATATTCCTCAAAAATCTTATCTTTTTCTGCTATTTTTGATTCCCCTAATGCTGATTACTCCTATCGTTTCTTATCATTGCAACTCTCTAATCCCTCAACGTTTGATTGGAATACCGTTATAAGAGGTTACTCCAAGAGCCGTAATCCAAACCGGTCTATATCGGTTTTCATCCAAATGTTGAGAGGTGGGTTCTCGCCTGATCATTtaacatacccttttcttgctAAGGCTGCGGCTTCATTGATGAAGCTAGAACTTGGTGTGGCTGTTCATGGTCACATATCCAAACATGGGTTTGAATCAGATAGGTTTATTGGGAATTCAATGATTCATATGTATGCTTCTTGTAGGGATATTACTTATGCACGTAAGGTGTTTGATAATatgtttaagaaaaatttagTTTCGTGGAATTCTATGGTTGATGGGTACGCGAAATGTGGCGATGTGAACTCGGCGCGGGGAGTGTTTGAATTGATGGAGGAGAGGGATGTTGTGTCTTGGAGTTCTTTGATTGATGGGTATGTTAAGGCTGGGGAATATGTTGAGGCTTTGAAGCTGTTTGAGCTAATGCAATGTGAAGGGCCCGAAGCGAATGAGGTTACTATGGTGAGTACTTTGTGTGCTTGTGCTCACTTAGGTGCCCTTGAGCAAGGAAGGGCAATGCATCGTTACATTGTTGAGAACAAGTTGTTGTTAACCTTGGTGCTGCAAACGTCGCTTGTGGACATGTATGCGAAATGTGGTGCGATAGATGAGGCTTTGAGTGTGTTTCGTGGGGTTTGGACACGAAGAACAGATGTGTTGATTTGGAATGCGATGATTGGAGGACTTGCAACTCATGGATTTGTTAAAGAGTCTCTTGACTTGTTTGATGAAATGCGAACGATTAGAATTGTCCCGGATGAGATTACTTATCTGTGCTTGCTAAGTGCTTGTGCTCATGGTGGATTAGTGAAAGAAGCTTGGTACTTCTTTGAGTGTCTTGATAAACACGCTATGACACCGAAGAGCGAACACTATGCTTGTATGGTGGATGTTTTGGCACGAGCGGGAGAAGTTGATAAGGCATTTCGATTTATCAACCGAATGCCAATAAAGCCAACAGCCTCAATGTTAGGTGCTTTGCTAAATGGTTGTATGAACCATGGAAAATTTGATCTGGCAGAAATAATCGGAAGGAAGCTAATAGAGATTGAGCCAGATCATGATGGTAGATATGTAGGATTGTCAAATATTTACGCTGTCTCCAAGCGTTGGGATGATGCAAAAAGTTTGAGGAAAACCATGGAGAAGAGAGGAGTTAAGAAATCCCCTGGTTTTAGCTTTGTGGAGGTTTC